In the candidate division KSB1 bacterium genome, TGCTTATGACAAATTATTTCGAATAGAAAAAAAACAAATTAGGCGTAGGAGTCTATTCCAGGGCATTTTTATCGGTCTATTTATATGTTTATTACTCTTGTGCAGCTTTGTATTCATTCTGTGGGTGAACCAGGATAAAATTGCAGAAGCGGCTTTGGGTTACTTGGCTGACAACTATTTTCAGGATTTATTTGCTTCTTTCCCCGATGCTTATGTATCCTTTAATCAGCACAAAATTCTTCCAATTCTGGATGGATTTACCAATGCAGCTGCGGCGAAGAGAGTAACGAAGGACGAGTTTAAATATATCGGTAAAAATATAATCTTAGCGCTAAAAGATAAAAAACTGACCTACCATGAAGTCACCGACGACATATGCAGAAGGGTGGAGGAAAAGCCTTCCAAGTCCTGGCTGGTGGCTATTGCCTGCTCCATAGGAGCCTTGCTATTGGGAGGATACGCACTGGTAACCACCTTATGGGAAGGAATTGGGATGTGGGGGTTGAACAGGACCGTGGGCTGGGCCTGGGATGTCGTCTGATCCGCCATGGGNNNNNNNNNNACAAAAATGGAAACCGCTTCAAGAAGAGGATAAAATTTTTAGTTATAGGTGGATCTTAAATGAATAACAAAAGTATTTTTATTTCGATTACGATATTCTTTTTTGGTACTGTTTTCGGTTCGTTTTTCGCAACAATTGTTATACGTGAGGCGGTACCCCTCCGAGATCATTACGTAATGATAATCATCAGTTTTGTTAGTTCCGCGATTTTGATGCTGGGGTTACTCTTTTGGTATTTTAAAGTGGTTAATTCCTGCAAAAAAGTTTTTGGTGAGAAAGGTGGAGGGATGATTAACACCATCATGAGCTTTCTTTTGGTTAGCATCGGAATCTTTTATCTTTTGGTAGTGAGCATTTTTTATATGGCGATTGCGTAAAAATTTCTGTTTTACATGAGTGTTTAAATCCCGAATTTCAATATTTGTTGAAAATTTTTGTGGAAACTTAAAAAGTTAAGTGCTATAATTCATGAAATCACTCTACAAAATATGACCGCAAAATTAATTCTCGACGATGGATCGGTATTCACTGGAAAGGCCTTTGGTGGTTCGAAGTCCACTTCAGGCGAGGTCGTGTTTAATACCGGAATGGTGGGCTACCCAGAGTGCTTCACAGACCCCTCCTACAAAGGTCAGATTCTCATTTTAACTTATCCATTAATCGGCAACTACGGCGTTCCTTCTCTCGTGTCCAAAGATGGGCCGCTGGGTCAGGATTTTGAGTCTGGGCGAATTCAAATCTCCGGTCTCGTTATATCCGAATATTCAGTTAATTTCAGCCACTGGAAAGGCGTGCTAAGTCTTGATGACTGGCTGAAGAAATATGATGTTCCCGCGGTTTCCGGAATTGATACCAGACTTCTCACTCAGAAGCTAAGAGAGCAAGGTTCGATGTTGGGCAAACTGGTCGTGCAACAGAACGATGTTGAGATGGTCGATCCGAATGCTCGCAACTTAGTTGCAGAGGTCTCCTCCAGCAAGCCGGAGTGTTACGGTGAGGGCAAAAAGCAGCTTTTGCTCATCGATTGCGGCTGCAAATTTAATATCATCCGTTCACTGGTCAAAAGGGGATTTTCAGTTAAAACCGTGCCCTGGGATTGGGATATCTCCAAAGAGCAGTTCGACGGCCTGGTGATTTCAAACGGCCCCGGCTCGCCGAAAATGGCTGCCACCACAGTTGAAAATGTTCGCAAACTTTTAAAGCGGAATATGCCAATATTTGGGATTTGTCTTGGCAATCAAATATTGGCGCTGGCAGCCGGCGCTGATACCTATAAACTGAAGTATGGACATCGCAGCCAAAATCAGCCGTGCCTGATGGTTGGCAGCAAACGTTGTTTTATCACTTCGCAAAATCACGGTTATGCCGTGGATGAGAAGACTTTGCCGGAAGACTGGGAACCATGGTTTTTCAACGGCAACGACGGCACGAATGAGGGTATTCGCCATCGCACCAAGCCTTTCATGAGTGTGCAATTTCACCCCGAGGCAAGTCCCGGTCCTGTGGATACCGACTTTCTCTTCGATGAATTCAGTTCGATTCTTTAAGTATGATCAACCACGTTAAAAAAGTCATCATTCTTGGCAGTTCGGCCCTAAAAATCGGCGAGGCCGGTGAGTTTGATTATTCCGGTAGCCAGGCCATCAAAGCTCTAAAGGAGGAAGGAATTCAAACTGTATTAGTAAATCCGAATATTGCCACGATTCAGACTTCCGAGCACCTCGCGGACGATGTTTACTTCCTCCCGGTTAACGCAGATTTTGTGGAAAAAGTCATTGAAAAAGAAAGACCTGACGGCGTCCTCCTTTCTTTTGGCGGGCAAACCGCACTTAATTGCGGCCTTGAATTGGCTAAAAATGGAGTGTTTGAAAAGTATAAAGTCAATGTACTCGGGACGCCTCTTCAAGCAATTATAAATACTGAAGACCGGGGACTCTTTATCGACCGGCTCAATGAAATCGATGTGAAAACTCCACGCAGTGTCGCAGTCAATTCCAGTGAAGAGGCTCTGAAAATCGCCAAAGAAATCGGCTATCCGGTGATGATTCGAATCGCTTTTGCACTGGGCGGCTTAGGCTCTGGCGTCTGCACCTCTGAGGATGAAGTCCGGGAGTTGGCTGACAAAGCGTTTTCTTTCACCCATCAAATTTTGGTTGAAGAGTACCTCGAGGGTTGGAAGGAGATCGAGTATGAAGTAGTGCGCGATCTCCACGACAATTGCATCACGATTTGCAATATGGAAAACTTCGACCCGTTGGGAATTCACACAGGGGAGAGCATTGTTGTGGCGCCAAGCCAGACGTTGAACAACCACGAGTATCATTGGCTGCGCGAGATTTCAATTAAGGTGATTCGCCACATCGGTATCATTGGTGAGTGCAACATTCAGTACGCTTTGGATCCAAAGTCGGGAGATTACCGGGTAATCGAAGTGAATGCGAGATTATCACGAAGTTCTGCGCTTGCCTCCAAAGCAACCGGATACCCTCTGGCATTTGTTGCAGCTAAATTAGCGCTCGGACATAGTTTGACCCAATTGAAAAATTCCATCACGCAGACGACAATGGCCTGTTTCGAACCTGCTCTGGATTATATCGTCGTTAAAATTCCCCGCTGGGATCTTAAAAAATTTCGTCATGTCTCTCACCAGATTGGCTCCGGAATGAAATCGGTTGGCGAAGTAATGGCAATCGGCCGTTCGTTTGAGGAGGCTTTGCAAAAAGCCTTACGGATGTTGGATATTGGTGTGCTGGGATTAACTGGGAATGATCATTTAAAATTTGATGATTTTAAAGACGAATTAGAAAATCCCACCGAAGAGCGTGTTTTTGCAGTGGCTCAGGCGCTTCAATCCGGGCATTCTGTTGAAGCTGTCCATAAATTGACCCACATCGATAAGTGGTTTCTTTATAAAATTCAGCATATTGTTGACATTGAAAATGTAATTGCGGTCTATAAAAACGGTATTTGCCCAAAAGGAACTTTGCTTGAAGCGAAGCAAACAGGCTTCTCGGATCTGCAAATCGCTTCGATATTAAATTGTGATGAAGATGAAGTTCGCGGCATGCGCAAAAATTACGGACTTAAGCCTTGTGTAAAACAAATCGACACGCTGGCTGCTGAATATCCTGCGAAAACAAATTATTTATATCTTACTTACAATGGCGCTTCGGATGATGTGGAATTCAGGAATCAAAACACAGTTATCGTCTTGGGTTCAGGTGTTTACAGAATTGGCAGTTCAGTGGAATTTGATTGGTGTTGTGTAAATGCCGTGGCGACTCTACGAAAAATGGAGTACCAGACGATTCTAATTAACTGCAATCCCGAGACCGTTAGCACGGATTTTGATGAATGCGATCGGCTTTACTTCGATGAACTGAGCTTTGAGACAATTTTTGATATTTATGAAAGAGAACACCCGCTGGGAATCGTGATTTCTATGGGAGGGCAAGTACCCAATAATCTGGCTGTCAAGTTTCAGCGGTACGGTTTGAAAATTTTAGGAACCTCCGCTGAGAATATCGACCGAGCTGAAGATCGCCATAAGTTTTCCTCTCTTTTAGA is a window encoding:
- the carA gene encoding glutamine-hydrolyzing carbamoyl-phosphate synthase small subunit codes for the protein MTAKLILDDGSVFTGKAFGGSKSTSGEVVFNTGMVGYPECFTDPSYKGQILILTYPLIGNYGVPSLVSKDGPLGQDFESGRIQISGLVISEYSVNFSHWKGVLSLDDWLKKYDVPAVSGIDTRLLTQKLREQGSMLGKLVVQQNDVEMVDPNARNLVAEVSSSKPECYGEGKKQLLLIDCGCKFNIIRSLVKRGFSVKTVPWDWDISKEQFDGLVISNGPGSPKMAATTVENVRKLLKRNMPIFGICLGNQILALAAGADTYKLKYGHRSQNQPCLMVGSKRCFITSQNHGYAVDEKTLPEDWEPWFFNGNDGTNEGIRHRTKPFMSVQFHPEASPGPVDTDFLFDEFSSIL
- the carB gene encoding carbamoyl-phosphate synthase (glutamine-hydrolyzing) large subunit, with product MINHVKKVIILGSSALKIGEAGEFDYSGSQAIKALKEEGIQTVLVNPNIATIQTSEHLADDVYFLPVNADFVEKVIEKERPDGVLLSFGGQTALNCGLELAKNGVFEKYKVNVLGTPLQAIINTEDRGLFIDRLNEIDVKTPRSVAVNSSEEALKIAKEIGYPVMIRIAFALGGLGSGVCTSEDEVRELADKAFSFTHQILVEEYLEGWKEIEYEVVRDLHDNCITICNMENFDPLGIHTGESIVVAPSQTLNNHEYHWLREISIKVIRHIGIIGECNIQYALDPKSGDYRVIEVNARLSRSSALASKATGYPLAFVAAKLALGHSLTQLKNSITQTTMACFEPALDYIVVKIPRWDLKKFRHVSHQIGSGMKSVGEVMAIGRSFEEALQKALRMLDIGVLGLTGNDHLKFDDFKDELENPTEERVFAVAQALQSGHSVEAVHKLTHIDKWFLYKIQHIVDIENVIAVYKNGICPKGTLLEAKQTGFSDLQIASILNCDEDEVRGMRKNYGLKPCVKQIDTLAAEYPAKTNYLYLTYNGASDDVEFRNQNTVIVLGSGVYRIGSSVEFDWCCVNAVATLRKMEYQTILINCNPETVSTDFDECDRLYFDELSFETIFDIYEREHPLGIVISMGGQVPNNLAVKFQRYGLKILGTSAENIDRAEDRHKFSSLLDTLEIDQPEWKELLTLKNAKKFANEVQYPVLVRPSYVLSGAAMGVA